From Deinococcus betulae, the proteins below share one genomic window:
- a CDS encoding sulfurtransferase translates to MDYAKDVLVSTDWVAQNLNTPGLRLVEVDEDILLYDTGHIPGAVKLDWQTDLWHPVERDFITPEEVSALLGRLGIGADDQIILYGDKSNWWAAYAYWFLSYSGVKNPLKLMNGGRQKWVAEGREQTTDAPSVEATQYPALTRDDSLRAFRDEVKGHLDSVKSGTGALVDVRSPDEFSGKVTHMPAYPQEGVLRGGHIPGARSIPWARAANEDGTFKSADELKALYEGEGVTPDKDVIAYCRIAERSSHSWFVLRELLGYPSVRNYDGSWTEWGNAVGLPIEKTYSEA, encoded by the coding sequence ATGGATTACGCAAAAGACGTTCTGGTCAGCACAGACTGGGTGGCCCAGAACCTGAACACCCCCGGCCTGCGCCTCGTAGAAGTGGACGAAGACATTTTGCTGTACGACACCGGCCATATTCCCGGCGCCGTCAAGCTGGACTGGCAGACCGACCTGTGGCACCCCGTGGAGCGCGACTTTATTACCCCAGAAGAGGTCAGCGCCCTGCTGGGCCGCCTGGGCATCGGGGCAGATGATCAGATCATTCTGTACGGCGACAAGAGCAACTGGTGGGCCGCCTACGCCTACTGGTTCCTGTCGTACAGCGGCGTCAAAAACCCCCTGAAGCTCATGAACGGCGGCCGTCAGAAGTGGGTCGCCGAGGGCCGCGAGCAGACCACCGACGCCCCCAGCGTGGAAGCCACCCAGTACCCGGCCCTGACCCGCGACGATTCGCTGCGCGCCTTCCGCGACGAGGTTAAGGGCCATCTGGACAGCGTCAAGAGCGGCACTGGCGCCCTGGTGGATGTCCGCAGCCCCGACGAGTTCTCGGGCAAGGTGACCCACATGCCCGCCTACCCACAAGAGGGCGTGCTGCGCGGCGGCCACATTCCCGGCGCCCGCTCGATTCCCTGGGCGCGCGCCGCCAACGAGGACGGCACCTTCAAGAGCGCCGACGAACTGAAGGCGCTGTACGAGGGCGAAGGCGTGACTCCCGACAAGGACGTCATCGCCTACTGCCGCATTGCCGAGCGCAGCAGTCACAGCTGGTTCGTGCTGCGCGAACTGCTGGGCTACCCCAGCGTGCGCAACTACGACGGCAGCTGGACCGAGTGGGGCAACGCCGTGGGCCTGCCTATCGAGAAGACCTACAGCGAAGCGTAA
- a CDS encoding MmcQ/YjbR family DNA-binding protein, protein MLSIADLRTACAALPGSQETFPFDATTLVFKVGGKMYALTDIQAEPLTLSVKVRPEHGEDLRAAHEAIAPGYHLNKRHWVTVTLDGQVPTALVQELLAGSHALVVGGLTRAQRAELGL, encoded by the coding sequence ATGCTGTCTATCGCTGACCTGCGTACTGCCTGCGCCGCGCTGCCCGGCTCGCAGGAAACTTTTCCCTTTGACGCCACGACCCTGGTGTTCAAGGTGGGCGGCAAGATGTACGCCCTGACCGACATTCAGGCCGAGCCGCTGACCCTGTCGGTTAAGGTGCGTCCCGAACACGGCGAGGACCTGCGCGCTGCCCATGAAGCGATTGCCCCCGGTTACCACCTCAATAAGCGCCACTGGGTCACGGTGACGCTGGACGGCCAGGTGCCCACAGCGCTGGTCCAAGAGTTGCTGGCCGGCAGCCACGCCCTGGTGGTGGGCGGCCTGACCCGCGCCCAGCGCGCCGAGCTGGGCCTGTGA
- a CDS encoding DUF4132 domain-containing protein, which produces MDVHDYLRGFEGPWQADFMARLRTLPDDQATLIRAELKGSGDQAAHQAREAALTDLLHGSDETTRQALAAVLFPQFPEVVRRTVEALLTRHPYTEGYSRRAFRAPGDRRMAARAWNWLWSTWQVTRDYPQPLDWFAVHAGLLSPWQSRELGLLLGQAVSDGHEDIFQILRDTASTQHPVARMGRHVPLALLSGTRPDAWALAEGLLLAAQRQEGLRQVILETVDEASPEALTRMLRLILAEDLLRFAATLRAACVWFGLNYDVTDLKAVRAHLTTALGYLEDSASARTAVTSGSGAEAYLALFTLAMRDAIGAAALARPLLADPAPERRMAAAQFLLAADALQGDDLSALLADPDLRLAALAGGRVSPWTREAQPFSLEEFAAYAARLPTEGRHDLLLFPWLGHVPARAEAMNSLPRVLGDQPVADLAPYLAHMSSDGRLGVLGRLRERHGNTPQQLDAPTRDLLLTLLQDRQSGVSQEAVQVMGQLTPEPQEVEVLHTLLRRRSADLRRGLIRLLATDPALGASSALALLAGTNTEQRQAGLQLLQAVGGEVPGGFQPKNVAEETLLAALTEPGAQPTLEDGLGLFDPADLSRAPAPVPAAHDFVPEVARGARLLRSLNALIEAHRETPLTGIGWDGEQTLLLGNVRGGLLRPRADQPMPLADLWTGWWQTRPDPQDGDLTRMAWALSHFVAREDTTEAELDAELHTLAEELAQDMDLSPEELAEALEDDTDEEERAQAAQVARAREALRRQTIDRTLGPLVPLRLEHMDRVRAVVGYLRAGFSTPADLDLSLDAWATALSGLPADVGLLTDPRYTWRSDDPRDWFTPLRPAWAQLEAATPAQLRRAWDLTLHEGRAFEHLPLQRPSTPLLVRAYEHGWAGRADLLDALIGPRPQRSGYYYGHDFGDLAAATRPRLRDDVPTHPDWRAAVDDVRARVLDVELARGDLETAATPAALALGQVTGAALTLRLLAALGKNPLRRGYQGRSESRDVTFSHLVRVSFPAPADTPAAFAREVRTFGVGEARLLDLAMFAPQWAPLVADVLGWKGLRDGVYWLHAHTRDTNWSVPQDIREGWEAEIAERTPLSATDLMGGAVDVAWFHRMHRTLGQARFHTLLDAAKYASSSGGHKRAELFARALLGELDRDELVTRIREKRNQDAVRALGLLPLGRGPAKRNRDLEARYRLLADFRREARQWGAQKQASERLAADIGLQNLARTAGYADPQRLMWAMEARTAPDWAQTVTEGGVTVGIALTDAGDASLTVRRGEKVLKTLPPALKKLPAVAAIREAVGELGAAQKRMRAALEEAMVRGDHFQNSELHDLARHPVIAPMLLSLLWVLNESQLGWWTGDTLETLGGSVPIGDQALRLAHPHDLYVGGQWPQLQQEVMTRGLAQPFKQAFREYYPLTAAEQGAARSTRYSGHHVQPGKAAALFKSRGWVTVHEEGVRKTWHAEGLNVWVDTSVGSGTPNEVEGAELRAVYFTTRDGLEALPLAQVPPRLLSETLRDLDLVVSVAHVGGVDPEASQSTTAMRAALLRETLRLLKLGNVRLDHGHALIDGHHSRYTVHLGSGTVHRQPGGFLCIVPVHNQSQGRLFLPFADPDPRTAEVVSKVLLLAEDRKIQDPTILEQLR; this is translated from the coding sequence ATGGACGTTCACGACTATCTGCGCGGTTTCGAGGGCCCCTGGCAGGCTGACTTCATGGCCCGCCTGCGAACGCTGCCTGACGACCAGGCCACCCTGATTCGCGCCGAATTGAAGGGCAGTGGTGACCAGGCCGCCCACCAGGCCCGCGAAGCCGCCCTGACCGATCTGCTGCACGGCAGCGACGAGACCACGCGGCAGGCGCTGGCCGCTGTCTTGTTCCCCCAGTTTCCTGAGGTCGTGCGCCGCACCGTGGAAGCGCTGCTGACCCGCCACCCCTACACCGAGGGCTACAGCCGCCGCGCCTTTCGCGCCCCCGGTGACCGCCGCATGGCCGCGAGGGCCTGGAACTGGCTGTGGAGCACCTGGCAGGTCACACGCGACTATCCGCAGCCCCTGGACTGGTTTGCGGTGCATGCGGGCCTGCTGAGTCCCTGGCAGAGCCGGGAACTGGGGCTGCTGCTGGGTCAGGCGGTCAGCGACGGGCACGAGGATATTTTTCAGATTCTGCGCGACACGGCCAGCACCCAGCATCCGGTGGCCCGCATGGGGCGGCATGTGCCGCTGGCACTGCTTTCGGGCACCCGACCGGACGCCTGGGCCCTGGCCGAGGGCCTGCTGCTGGCCGCCCAGCGCCAGGAAGGGCTGCGGCAGGTGATTCTGGAAACAGTGGACGAGGCCAGCCCCGAGGCCCTGACGCGGATGCTGCGCCTGATTCTGGCTGAAGACCTGCTGCGCTTTGCCGCGACCCTGCGGGCCGCCTGCGTGTGGTTTGGCCTGAATTACGACGTGACCGATCTGAAGGCGGTGCGCGCCCACCTGACAACGGCCCTGGGTTACCTGGAGGATTCGGCGTCGGCCCGGACGGCCGTGACTAGCGGCAGCGGCGCAGAAGCCTACCTAGCTTTGTTCACCCTGGCCATGCGGGACGCCATTGGGGCGGCGGCGCTGGCCCGCCCCCTGTTGGCCGACCCCGCCCCAGAGCGCCGCATGGCCGCCGCCCAGTTCCTGCTGGCCGCTGACGCCCTGCAAGGGGACGACCTGAGCGCCCTGCTGGCGGACCCGGACCTGCGGCTGGCGGCCCTGGCCGGGGGGCGCGTCAGCCCATGGACCCGCGAGGCACAGCCTTTTTCTCTGGAGGAGTTTGCAGCCTATGCCGCGCGCCTGCCCACCGAGGGCCGGCATGACCTGCTGCTGTTTCCCTGGCTGGGGCACGTACCGGCCCGCGCCGAAGCGATGAACAGTTTGCCCAGGGTGCTGGGCGACCAGCCGGTGGCAGACCTGGCCCCGTACCTGGCCCACATGAGCAGTGACGGCCGCTTGGGCGTGCTCGGGCGCCTGCGCGAGCGGCACGGCAACACGCCTCAGCAGCTGGACGCCCCCACCCGCGACCTGCTGCTGACCCTGCTGCAAGACCGCCAGAGCGGCGTGTCGCAGGAGGCCGTGCAGGTGATGGGGCAGCTGACCCCCGAGCCGCAGGAGGTTGAGGTACTGCATACCCTCCTGCGCCGCCGCAGCGCCGACCTGCGCCGGGGCCTGATTCGCCTGCTGGCCACCGACCCTGCCTTGGGAGCCAGTAGCGCCCTGGCCCTGCTGGCCGGCACCAACACCGAGCAGCGTCAGGCCGGCCTGCAACTGCTTCAGGCAGTGGGCGGCGAGGTGCCCGGCGGGTTTCAGCCGAAAAACGTGGCCGAGGAAACCCTCCTGGCTGCCCTGACCGAACCGGGGGCTCAGCCCACGCTGGAAGATGGCCTGGGCCTGTTTGATCCGGCCGACCTGAGCCGCGCGCCGGCGCCAGTGCCGGCCGCCCACGACTTTGTCCCAGAGGTGGCGCGCGGCGCCCGGCTCCTGCGCAGCCTGAACGCCCTGATTGAGGCGCACCGCGAAACCCCCCTGACGGGCATCGGCTGGGACGGCGAGCAGACGCTGCTGCTGGGCAATGTACGCGGCGGCCTGCTGCGCCCGCGCGCCGACCAGCCCATGCCCCTGGCCGACCTCTGGACTGGTTGGTGGCAGACCCGGCCTGACCCGCAGGACGGGGACCTGACGCGCATGGCCTGGGCGCTCAGTCATTTCGTGGCGCGGGAGGACACCACCGAAGCCGAGCTGGACGCTGAACTGCACACGCTGGCCGAGGAACTGGCGCAGGACATGGACCTGTCCCCCGAGGAACTGGCTGAGGCGCTGGAAGACGACACCGACGAAGAGGAGCGCGCCCAGGCCGCCCAGGTGGCCCGCGCCCGGGAAGCCCTGCGCCGCCAGACGATTGACCGCACGCTGGGGCCGCTGGTGCCGCTGCGGCTGGAGCACATGGACCGCGTGAGGGCCGTCGTGGGCTATCTGCGCGCCGGGTTCAGTACGCCCGCCGACCTTGACCTGAGCCTGGACGCCTGGGCCACGGCCCTGAGTGGGCTACCTGCCGACGTTGGGCTGCTGACCGACCCCCGGTACACCTGGCGCAGCGATGACCCGCGCGACTGGTTCACGCCCCTGCGCCCGGCCTGGGCGCAGCTGGAGGCCGCCACGCCAGCACAGCTGCGCCGCGCCTGGGACCTGACCCTGCACGAGGGCCGCGCCTTCGAGCACCTGCCCCTTCAGCGGCCCTCGACCCCGCTGCTGGTGCGCGCCTACGAACATGGGTGGGCAGGCCGCGCCGACCTGCTGGACGCGCTGATTGGGCCGCGGCCTCAGCGCAGCGGCTATTACTACGGCCATGACTTTGGCGACCTGGCCGCCGCCACGCGCCCCCGCCTGCGGGACGACGTGCCCACTCACCCCGACTGGCGCGCGGCGGTGGACGACGTGCGCGCCCGGGTGCTGGATGTGGAACTGGCGCGCGGCGATCTGGAAACGGCCGCCACTCCGGCCGCCCTGGCCCTGGGCCAGGTCACGGGCGCGGCCCTGACCCTGCGCCTGCTGGCGGCGCTCGGCAAAAATCCCCTGCGGCGCGGCTATCAGGGCCGCAGCGAGAGCCGTGACGTGACGTTCAGCCACCTCGTCCGGGTATCGTTTCCGGCGCCAGCCGACACCCCTGCCGCCTTCGCCCGTGAGGTCAGGACGTTCGGGGTGGGTGAGGCCCGGCTGCTGGACCTGGCCATGTTTGCTCCGCAGTGGGCGCCGCTGGTCGCCGACGTGCTGGGCTGGAAGGGCCTGCGGGACGGCGTGTATTGGCTGCACGCCCACACCCGCGACACGAACTGGAGCGTGCCCCAGGACATCCGCGAAGGCTGGGAGGCCGAGATTGCCGAGCGCACCCCGCTGTCGGCCACTGACCTGATGGGCGGCGCGGTGGACGTGGCCTGGTTTCACCGCATGCACCGCACGCTGGGTCAGGCGCGGTTTCATACCCTGCTGGACGCGGCCAAATATGCCTCCAGCAGCGGCGGCCACAAACGCGCCGAACTGTTTGCCCGCGCGCTGCTGGGCGAATTGGACAGAGATGAACTGGTCACCCGTATCCGCGAGAAGCGCAACCAGGACGCCGTGCGCGCCCTGGGGCTGTTGCCGCTGGGTCGGGGACCGGCCAAGCGCAACAGGGACCTGGAAGCCCGTTACCGCCTGCTGGCCGATTTTCGCCGGGAAGCCCGGCAGTGGGGCGCCCAGAAACAGGCCAGCGAGCGCCTGGCCGCCGACATCGGCCTACAGAACCTGGCCCGCACGGCGGGGTACGCCGATCCCCAGCGCCTGATGTGGGCGATGGAAGCCCGCACCGCCCCCGACTGGGCGCAGACCGTCACCGAGGGCGGCGTGACGGTGGGCATTGCCCTGACAGACGCCGGCGACGCCAGCCTGACCGTGCGGCGCGGCGAGAAAGTCCTGAAAACCCTGCCGCCTGCCCTCAAAAAGCTGCCAGCTGTGGCAGCCATCCGCGAGGCGGTGGGCGAGCTGGGCGCGGCCCAGAAGCGCATGCGCGCCGCCCTGGAAGAGGCGATGGTGCGCGGGGACCACTTTCAGAACAGCGAGCTGCACGACCTGGCCCGGCATCCAGTGATAGCGCCCATGCTGCTCTCGCTGCTGTGGGTGCTCAATGAAAGCCAGCTGGGCTGGTGGACGGGCGACACGCTGGAGACCCTGGGCGGCTCGGTGCCCATCGGTGACCAGGCCCTGCGCCTGGCCCACCCGCACGACCTGTATGTGGGGGGGCAGTGGCCGCAGCTTCAGCAGGAGGTCATGACGCGGGGGCTGGCCCAGCCGTTCAAGCAGGCGTTCCGTGAGTATTATCCCCTCACGGCCGCAGAGCAGGGCGCGGCGCGCAGCACCCGTTACAGCGGCCATCATGTGCAGCCAGGCAAGGCCGCCGCGCTGTTTAAATCGCGCGGCTGGGTCACCGTCCATGAGGAAGGCGTGCGCAAAACCTGGCACGCCGAGGGCCTGAATGTCTGGGTGGACACCAGCGTGGGCTCCGGCACCCCCAATGAGGTCGAGGGCGCCGAACTGCGGGCCGTCTACTTCACCACGCGCGACGGGTTAGAGGCCCTGCCGCTGGCGCAGGTGCCGCCGCGCCTCCTGAGCGAAACGCTGCGTGACCTCGACCTGGTGGTCAGCGTGGCCCATGTGGGCGGCGTGGACCCGGAAGCCAGCCAGAGCACCACCGCCATGCGGGCGGCCCTGCTGCGGGAGACCCTGCGCCTGCTCAAACTGGGGAACGTACGCCTGGACCACGGCCACGCGCTGATTGACGGCCACCACTCGCGGTACACGGTGCATCTGGGCAGCGGCACCGTTCACCGGCAGCCGGGCGGGTTCCTGTGCATCGTGCCGGTCCACAACCAGTCGCAGGGCCGCCTCTTCCTGCCCTTTGCCGACCCTGACCCCCGGACCGCCGAGGTCGTCAGCAAGGTGCTCCTGCTGGCCGAGGACCGCAAGATTCAGGACCCCACGATTCTGGAACAGTTGCGGTGA